A genome region from Halorussus pelagicus includes the following:
- a CDS encoding 1,4-dihydroxy-2-naphthoyl-CoA synthase: MVSEIFDPEAWEQAGPDFDDITYHRAVESGTVRIAFDRPEVRNAFRPKTVDELYDALDHAKRQTDVGCVLLTGNGPSPKDGGWAFCSGGDQTVRGEEGYEYRGEDGETDQAAEGGRLHILEVQRLIRHIPKPVLCVVPGWAVGGGHSLHVVCDMTIASEDHAVFKQTDPDVASFDGGFGSAYLAKQVGQKKAREVFFLGKDYDAEEAADMGMVNEVVPHEDLEEVALEWAEEMNSKSPTAMRMLKYAFNATDDGMVGQQVFAGEATRLAYMTDEAQEGRDAFVEGRDPEFDKFDWHY; encoded by the coding sequence ATGGTATCCGAAATCTTCGACCCCGAGGCGTGGGAGCAAGCGGGACCCGACTTCGACGACATTACTTACCACCGCGCGGTCGAGTCGGGCACCGTGCGAATCGCGTTCGACCGCCCCGAGGTCCGGAACGCCTTCCGGCCCAAGACGGTGGACGAACTCTACGACGCGCTGGACCACGCCAAGCGCCAGACCGACGTGGGATGCGTCCTGCTCACGGGCAACGGCCCGTCGCCGAAGGACGGCGGGTGGGCCTTTTGCTCGGGCGGCGACCAGACCGTCCGGGGCGAGGAGGGGTACGAATACCGCGGCGAGGACGGCGAGACTGACCAAGCCGCCGAAGGCGGCCGCCTCCACATCCTCGAAGTCCAACGCCTGATTCGCCACATCCCCAAGCCGGTCCTCTGCGTCGTGCCCGGATGGGCCGTCGGCGGCGGCCACAGCCTCCACGTCGTCTGCGACATGACCATCGCCAGCGAGGACCACGCCGTCTTCAAACAGACCGACCCCGATGTCGCCTCGTTCGACGGCGGATTCGGCTCTGCGTATCTCGCCAAGCAGGTCGGCCAGAAGAAGGCCCGCGAAGTCTTCTTCCTCGGGAAAGACTACGACGCCGAGGAGGCCGCCGACATGGGCATGGTCAACGAGGTCGTTCCCCACGAAGACCTCGAAGAAGTCGCCTTGGAGTGGGCCGAGGAGATGAACTCGAAGAGTCCGACCGCGATGCGAATGTTGAAGTACGCGTTCAACGCGACCGACGACGGGATGGTCGGCCAGCAGGTGTTCGCGGGCGAGGCCACGCGACTGGCGTACATGACTGACGAAGCCCAAGAGGGCCGCGACGCCTTCGTCGAGGGCCGAGACCCCGAGTTTGACAAGTTCGACTGGCACTACTAG
- a CDS encoding pyridoxal phosphate-dependent aminotransferase: protein MTDASERDPAARLADRTQSLERSKIRVMFGLAEEARRKSDRELVRLEVGEPDFGTPDHVIDAAAEAAREGATSYTENAGIPPLREAIAETMARESGVEYEPEQVTVKTGAMEALSLAMMALVGPGDEVVVPTPAWPNYVNQVQMAGGTPVTVPLSAESGFDLEPERVASEIRDETAAVILTSPSNPTGQVYDEDAVAEVVEVAAAHDAYVIADEVYGRLTYDDEFRGVASYVDSPENVLTVDSCSKTYAMTGWRLGWLAGPQSVVDAVTSIGESTTACPSSVSQQAALAALTGPQEPVAEMKAAFAERRDFVVERVAEMPVVSCPRPEGAFYAFLDVSDLPGGSFEVAKRLLSERGVVTAPGDGFGDAGEGYLRISFANSLNRIEEGLDRIERMVRDQR from the coding sequence ATGACCGACGCCAGCGAACGGGACCCCGCCGCTCGACTCGCCGACCGGACTCAAAGCCTCGAACGCTCGAAGATTCGGGTAATGTTCGGTCTCGCCGAGGAAGCCCGCCGCAAGTCCGACCGCGAACTGGTTCGCCTCGAAGTCGGCGAACCCGACTTCGGGACGCCCGACCACGTCATCGACGCCGCGGCAGAGGCCGCCCGCGAGGGCGCGACCAGTTACACCGAGAACGCGGGCATCCCGCCGCTCCGGGAAGCCATCGCCGAGACGATGGCCCGCGAGAGCGGCGTCGAGTACGAACCCGAGCAGGTCACGGTGAAGACCGGCGCGATGGAGGCGCTGTCGCTTGCGATGATGGCCCTTGTCGGTCCCGGCGACGAGGTGGTCGTGCCCACGCCCGCGTGGCCGAACTACGTAAATCAGGTGCAAATGGCTGGCGGGACTCCGGTGACGGTGCCCCTGTCCGCCGAGTCGGGGTTCGACCTCGAACCCGAGCGCGTGGCGAGCGAGATTCGGGACGAGACCGCGGCCGTGATTCTGACCAGTCCCTCGAACCCGACCGGACAGGTCTACGACGAGGACGCGGTGGCCGAAGTGGTGGAGGTTGCGGCGGCCCACGACGCCTACGTTATCGCCGACGAGGTGTACGGCAGACTGACCTACGACGACGAGTTCCGGGGCGTCGCGTCCTACGTCGATTCACCCGAGAACGTCCTGACGGTGGACTCCTGCTCGAAGACCTACGCGATGACTGGGTGGCGCTTGGGGTGGCTCGCAGGTCCCCAGTCGGTCGTGGACGCCGTCACCAGTATCGGCGAGAGTACGACCGCCTGCCCGTCGAGCGTGAGCCAGCAGGCCGCCCTCGCCGCGCTGACCGGCCCGCAGGAGCCAGTCGCCGAGATGAAGGCCGCCTTCGCGGAGCGCCGGGACTTCGTGGTCGAGCGCGTCGCCGAGATGCCGGTCGTCTCCTGCCCGCGGCCCGAGGGGGCGTTCTACGCATTCCTCGACGTGAGCGACCTGCCGGGCGGGAGCTTCGAAGTCGCCAAGCGACTTCTCTCGGAGCGCGGCGTCGTCACCGCGCCCGGCGACGGGTTCGGCGACGCTGGCGAGGGGTATCTCCGAATTAGCTTCGCCAACAGTCTGAACCGCATCGAGGAAGGGTTGGACAGAATCGAGCGAATGGTTCGAGACCAGCGCTAG
- a CDS encoding DUF7522 family protein, giving the protein MSVASSEALTEFLQEQVGDYLRSVIYYDDDGGDILYVREDVADQYTDDDIDEVVRDVRLEAVEKPHQEDLYSHGPLNYTVRSFEDAVEMHFLHDETTGTAVALDREIFASHNTFIWQFLDAIDN; this is encoded by the coding sequence ATGTCAGTAGCATCCTCCGAGGCCCTGACCGAGTTCCTGCAGGAGCAAGTCGGCGATTACCTGCGGAGCGTCATCTACTACGACGACGATGGCGGCGACATCCTGTACGTCCGCGAGGACGTGGCCGACCAGTACACCGACGACGACATCGACGAGGTGGTCCGCGACGTTCGACTGGAGGCCGTCGAAAAACCACATCAGGAGGACCTCTACTCTCACGGACCGCTCAACTATACGGTCCGGTCGTTCGAGGACGCCGTGGAGATGCACTTCCTGCACGACGAGACGACCGGCACCGCAGTCGCACTGGACCGTGAAATCTTCGCCAGCCACAACACCTTCATATGGCAGTTTTTGGACGCGATAGACAACTAG
- the menD gene encoding 2-succinyl-5-enolpyruvyl-6-hydroxy-3-cyclohexene-1-carboxylic-acid synthase — protein sequence MSDSPAPNRNTLWARTLVSELHAGGVDAVCIAPGSRSTPLTVAFARHPEVEVFSHLDERSAAFFALGRAKRTGKPTPLVCTSGTAAANFHPAVIEASQARVPMVVLTADRPPELRDSGANQTIDQQKLYGDAVRWYADLPEPEPDGRKLRSLRTTAARALGESIETPSGPVHLNVPFRKPLEPIDVPGDVPESLADEEPLGAEGRTERDGTARPFVRTAQGRPELTDEEMRRVREAVEDADRGLLVVGPADAQSCEREALAALAEATGFPVLADPLSGHRFGHDDETPILGGYDGYLDALGESLPDPEVVVRFGASPTSKVLRRYLEESDARQFLVDPAGEWREATFTATDLLVADATRFARTLADEVRSDANDSWRDRFAAAESDYWELVASAREERLFEGGVLSAVAADVPDPATVMVSNSMPVRDLDRFGEPRAADVTVLGNRGASGIDGITSTGLGAGSATDDPLVVVTGDLAYYHDMNGLLAVARCGVDATIVEINNDGGGIFHMLPIEEFEPPFTEQFRTPHGLDYESTGDLYGLDFERVADLSSFRSAFRESVESEGTQIIEVTTDAERSHRFRDELAERVARQF from the coding sequence ATGAGTGATTCGCCTGCTCCCAACCGAAACACGCTCTGGGCGCGAACGCTCGTCTCGGAGCTTCACGCCGGAGGCGTCGATGCGGTCTGTATCGCGCCCGGCAGTCGCTCGACGCCACTGACCGTCGCGTTCGCCCGGCACCCCGAAGTCGAGGTCTTTTCGCACTTAGACGAGCGCTCGGCGGCGTTCTTCGCGCTCGGTCGAGCCAAGCGCACCGGCAAGCCGACGCCGCTGGTCTGTACCTCCGGCACCGCGGCCGCGAACTTCCACCCCGCGGTCATCGAGGCCAGTCAGGCCCGCGTGCCGATGGTCGTCCTCACGGCCGACCGACCCCCGGAACTCCGGGACTCGGGCGCGAACCAGACCATCGACCAGCAGAAGCTCTACGGCGACGCCGTCAGGTGGTACGCTGACCTGCCGGAACCCGAACCGGACGGACGGAAGCTTCGCTCCCTGCGGACGACCGCGGCGCGCGCACTCGGCGAATCCATTGAGACGCCGTCGGGACCGGTCCACCTCAACGTCCCGTTCCGCAAGCCCCTCGAACCAATCGACGTGCCGGGCGACGTGCCGGAGAGTCTGGCCGATGAGGAACCGCTGGGCGCGGAGGGGCGCACCGAGCGCGACGGGACCGCACGCCCCTTCGTCCGGACCGCGCAGGGCCGCCCGGAGTTGACCGACGAGGAGATGCGCCGCGTTCGGGAAGCGGTCGAAGACGCCGACAGGGGCCTGCTCGTCGTCGGTCCCGCAGACGCGCAGAGTTGCGAGCGCGAGGCGCTGGCGGCCCTCGCGGAAGCTACCGGCTTCCCGGTTCTCGCAGACCCGCTCTCCGGACACCGGTTCGGCCACGACGACGAAACCCCGATTCTGGGCGGTTACGACGGCTATCTCGACGCGCTCGGCGAGTCGTTGCCCGACCCGGAGGTCGTCGTCCGGTTCGGCGCGTCGCCGACCTCGAAGGTCCTCCGGCGGTACTTAGAGGAGAGCGACGCCCGGCAGTTCCTCGTGGACCCCGCGGGCGAGTGGCGCGAGGCGACGTTCACCGCGACGGACCTGTTGGTCGCCGACGCGACCCGGTTCGCGCGGACGCTGGCCGACGAGGTTCGCTCCGACGCAAACGACTCGTGGCGCGACCGCTTCGCCGCCGCCGAGAGCGACTACTGGGAACTGGTCGCGTCGGCCCGCGAGGAGCGACTGTTCGAGGGCGGCGTCCTCTCGGCGGTCGCCGCCGACGTTCCCGACCCCGCGACCGTGATGGTCTCCAACAGCATGCCGGTCCGCGATTTGGACCGGTTCGGGGAACCGCGAGCGGCCGACGTGACGGTGCTGGGCAACCGGGGCGCGAGCGGCATCGACGGCATCACTAGCACGGGACTCGGCGCGGGGAGCGCGACCGACGACCCACTCGTCGTCGTCACGGGCGATTTGGCGTACTACCACGACATGAACGGCCTGCTCGCGGTGGCGCGCTGCGGCGTGGACGCGACCATCGTGGAGATAAACAACGACGGCGGTGGCATCTTCCACATGCTCCCCATCGAGGAGTTCGAACCCCCGTTCACCGAGCAGTTCCGGACGCCCCACGGTCTCGACTACGAATCGACGGGTGACCTCTACGGTCTGGACTTCGAGCGCGTGGCGGACCTCTCGTCGTTCCGGTCGGCGTTCCGGGAATCGGTCGAAAGCGAGGGGACGCAGATAATCGAGGTCACGACTGACGCCGAACGGAGCCACCGGTTCCGCGACGAATTAGCCGAGCGCGTCGCCCGCCAGTTCTGA
- a CDS encoding isochorismate synthase, which translates to MESPPRDGQVSAEPTGSALVSRASKLPDCDPRPFLAGRDAPRIYWTSPYGPEFAGGGTAARVAADGADRFETVREAADELFDGLDYDGPRAARPRLFGGFAFHADHDPAPPWQGFGGGEFVLPRTQLTRANGETWLTVSARDADPEAVERELAEVREALTESREKATDADTRNYGPPGVVSTTSTTTREEWAEQVSAAVSRIEAGDLRKVVLAQALAVELAAEVSIPDALARLGESYPDCFRFCFEPTPHGAFFGATPERLATLRGRTVETDALAGSVGRGDTPEEDAELEASIEESEKMAHEHELVVETIRDQLGPVSGEVRVADRRVRKLATIQHLWTPIEADLTDDGHVLSIVEALHPTPAVGGLPPEKALQTILDTESFDRGWYASPVGWFDADGDGTFAVGLRSAVTSGTSATLFAGNGIIADSDPDEEYEEVQLKYRPILDELENE; encoded by the coding sequence ATGGAGTCTCCGCCCCGCGACGGACAGGTGTCGGCCGAACCGACCGGCTCCGCCCTCGTGAGCCGGGCCAGCAAGCTACCCGACTGCGACCCCCGACCCTTCCTCGCCGGGCGGGACGCACCACGAATCTACTGGACCAGTCCCTACGGTCCGGAGTTCGCTGGCGGCGGCACCGCGGCCCGAGTCGCGGCCGACGGTGCCGACCGGTTCGAGACGGTCCGCGAGGCCGCCGACGAACTGTTCGACGGACTCGACTACGACGGTCCGCGAGCGGCCCGCCCGCGACTCTTCGGCGGGTTCGCGTTCCACGCGGACCACGACCCCGCCCCGCCGTGGCAGGGGTTTGGCGGTGGCGAGTTCGTCCTGCCACGAACCCAGTTGACCCGCGCGAACGGCGAGACGTGGCTGACCGTCTCGGCGCGCGACGCCGACCCGGAGGCCGTCGAGCGCGAACTCGCCGAGGTCCGCGAGGCGCTGACGGAGTCCCGAGAGAAAGCGACCGACGCGGACACCCGGAACTACGGCCCGCCGGGCGTCGTCTCGACGACTTCGACCACGACCCGCGAGGAGTGGGCCGAGCAGGTCAGTGCCGCCGTCTCCCGCATCGAGGCGGGCGACCTCCGGAAGGTCGTGCTGGCCCAAGCGCTCGCCGTCGAACTGGCCGCCGAGGTGTCGATTCCCGATGCGCTCGCGCGCCTCGGCGAGTCGTACCCCGATTGTTTCCGATTCTGCTTCGAACCGACGCCCCACGGAGCCTTCTTCGGCGCAACCCCCGAACGCCTCGCCACGCTCCGCGGGCGAACCGTCGAGACCGACGCCCTCGCGGGGTCGGTCGGCCGGGGCGACACCCCCGAGGAGGACGCCGAACTCGAAGCCAGCATCGAGGAGAGCGAGAAAATGGCCCACGAACACGAGTTGGTCGTCGAGACCATCCGCGACCAACTCGGCCCAGTCTCGGGCGAGGTCCGCGTCGCGGACCGCCGAGTCCGAAAGCTGGCGACAATCCAGCACCTCTGGACCCCCATCGAGGCCGACCTGACCGACGACGGTCACGTCCTCTCCATCGTGGAGGCGCTACACCCGACCCCCGCAGTCGGCGGTCTCCCGCCGGAGAAAGCCCTCCAGACCATCCTCGATACCGAGAGCTTCGACCGCGGATGGTACGCCTCGCCGGTCGGGTGGTTCGACGCTGACGGCGACGGCACCTTCGCGGTCGGTCTCCGCTCGGCGGTCACGAGCGGAACCTCGGCGACGCTGTTCGCCGGAAACGGCATCATCGCCGACAGCGACCCCGACGAGGAGTACGAGGAAGTTCAGTTGAAGTACCGACCGATTCTGGACGAACTGGAAAATGAGTGA
- a CDS encoding sulfite oxidase-like oxidoreductase translates to MSVTDVTDLHEEFDGERLPPGQRETSKFPVLSKGGTPDWDPETWEFTVSGAVEEELSFSWEEFRDLPSETQNQDFHCVTGWSKFDCEFAGVTFPDLAEMAGVEDDAVHVMFSALDGYTTNLPLEDCMREEVMFTYEFDGDSLPAEHGGPLRVVTPHKYAYKGAKWVDGVEFLTEPERGYWEKRGYSNTANPWNEERYS, encoded by the coding sequence ATGAGCGTCACCGACGTAACGGACCTCCACGAGGAGTTCGACGGCGAGCGCCTGCCGCCGGGCCAGCGCGAGACGAGCAAGTTCCCGGTCCTCTCGAAGGGCGGCACGCCCGACTGGGACCCCGAGACGTGGGAGTTCACCGTCTCGGGCGCGGTCGAAGAGGAACTGTCCTTCTCGTGGGAGGAGTTTCGTGACCTGCCGAGCGAGACCCAGAATCAGGACTTCCACTGCGTGACGGGGTGGAGCAAGTTCGACTGCGAATTCGCGGGCGTCACGTTCCCCGACCTCGCAGAAATGGCTGGCGTCGAGGACGACGCGGTCCACGTCATGTTCTCGGCGCTTGACGGCTACACGACGAACTTACCGCTCGAAGACTGCATGCGCGAGGAGGTCATGTTCACCTACGAGTTCGACGGCGACTCGCTCCCGGCGGAACACGGCGGGCCGCTTCGAGTCGTTACTCCGCACAAGTACGCCTACAAGGGCGCGAAGTGGGTGGACGGCGTCGAGTTCCTCACCGAACCCGAACGAGGCTACTGGGAGAAGCGTGGGTACTCGAACACCGCGAACCCGTGGAACGAGGAGCGGTACAGTTAG
- a CDS encoding ribbon-helix-helix domain-containing protein, translating into MPKVEITIPEHLEMQIAQMVEQGEFVNREEAIEDLLSTGMKAYKTSGPMDDDDREPGLEDEGMMGHEDEYVF; encoded by the coding sequence ATGCCGAAGGTAGAGATAACTATTCCGGAACATCTCGAAATGCAGATCGCCCAGATGGTCGAACAGGGGGAGTTCGTGAATAGGGAGGAGGCCATCGAGGATCTGCTCTCGACCGGTATGAAAGCCTACAAAACGAGCGGCCCGATGGACGACGACGACCGTGAACCGGGTCTCGAAGACGAAGGAATGATGGGCCACGAGGACGAGTACGTCTTCTAA
- a CDS encoding UPF0058 family protein has translation MHKDELLELHEEMVLIMEYFQDQERVTDGLFDPYEELDVDPSHVHKSKSEHKHAVFVLGNALATAMSDDEFSEAGRIGKRMQELADDAESKI, from the coding sequence ATGCACAAGGACGAGCTTCTAGAACTCCACGAGGAGATGGTCCTCATTATGGAGTATTTCCAAGACCAAGAGCGGGTCACCGACGGTCTCTTCGACCCCTACGAGGAACTCGACGTGGACCCCTCGCACGTCCACAAGTCCAAGAGCGAGCACAAGCACGCGGTCTTCGTCCTCGGGAACGCGCTGGCCACCGCGATGAGCGACGACGAGTTCAGCGAGGCGGGCCGCATCGGCAAGCGCATGCAGGAACTCGCCGACGACGCGGAATCCAAAATTTAA
- a CDS encoding DUF7527 domain-containing protein — METRTVEQVKTWKTRSFADGYAGLRELSDGEFSGAVRAGGAWLFMLNGRIIGVYEGSLDDFEDADGTAYAAPHPSLPLLFSMQERGGETQAKYYTNDTPLSEVDSTLTSGKFTGYIELSENVLSGDYYVAYYGGRSMSVAFVGASEQIITGDDAFERANDEVGIYEVTDVSIEVTDVPEPEEPEEPEEREPSGGTGAGSGGASSAGASSAGASGSSGTGGESRTGGESGASGTSGAGETRDTRSADSRGASEQTGSGSDFGAGASESSESAGKPPSDASRESDASADDSPSTGVSTAPSTDTPSARDTQSTDPAERSGRDRSGRTDSAGSPSTASHVEASAPASDADASPSADAAAAEVETAGSETEPSAGDSRETETSPDASEQVGAGTRAKEIRDSTTESDGETGGQEEGGAFADEEQWRETTTIPSLDPDRSEGPDGALADDSSESATDDGDSPDSTPRASASKRSPSVSASKSTPSASTPKSAPGASESDPAPSRTTETETEKESGTETASGRASGRSSGETSDEAREKIQKLRTQLKQRKQQVEQLKSRLSNVESERNEYKRERDALRQEVERLEAKLENAGSAASASDKRQLDASQAFDGTNLFVRYESKGKATLDEAAEGNVEAGDVNANLRLEHHTQFETENVEVGGEAFESFLTDSFEYRFVSWIIEELLYEIRDTGHRGSLKDLYESIPKIDRVDLHGSVSAGNGDDTRQEAFDIIMRDRMGNPLVVADLNDSRDPTTGEMMGSLVDAASDVAQVHDELSGSFQVTESFFEPEALETTESATSGGFLSREKRESFVKLSRKRGYHLCLVESRSGGFHLNVPEL, encoded by the coding sequence ATGGAAACGCGCACGGTCGAGCAGGTCAAAACTTGGAAGACTCGTTCCTTCGCGGACGGGTACGCTGGCCTGCGCGAACTCTCGGACGGGGAGTTCTCGGGAGCAGTCAGGGCCGGTGGCGCGTGGCTGTTCATGCTCAACGGGCGGATAATCGGCGTCTACGAGGGGAGTCTCGACGACTTCGAGGACGCCGATGGCACCGCTTACGCCGCGCCCCACCCGTCGCTCCCGCTCCTGTTCAGCATGCAGGAGCGCGGCGGCGAGACCCAAGCAAAGTATTACACGAACGACACGCCGCTCTCGGAGGTCGATTCGACGCTCACGAGCGGCAAATTCACGGGCTACATCGAACTCAGCGAGAACGTCTTGAGCGGCGACTACTACGTCGCCTACTACGGCGGGCGCTCGATGAGCGTCGCGTTCGTCGGCGCGAGCGAGCAGATAATCACCGGCGACGACGCCTTCGAGCGCGCCAACGACGAGGTCGGCATCTACGAGGTCACGGATGTGAGCATCGAAGTCACCGACGTTCCCGAACCCGAAGAACCCGAAGAACCCGAAGAGCGCGAACCCTCGGGCGGGACGGGCGCGGGCAGTGGGGGCGCGAGCAGTGCGGGCGCAAGCAGTGCGGGCGCAAGCGGGTCCAGTGGGACCGGCGGGGAAAGCAGAACTGGTGGGGAAAGCGGAGCAAGCGGGACCAGCGGGGCGGGCGAGACGAGAGACACGAGGAGCGCGGACTCGCGCGGCGCGAGCGAGCAAACGGGTAGTGGAAGCGACTTCGGTGCGGGCGCGAGCGAGTCCTCCGAGAGTGCCGGAAAACCGCCGAGCGATGCGTCGAGAGAGTCCGACGCCTCGGCCGACGATTCTCCTTCGACAGGCGTCTCTACGGCGCCCTCGACGGACACTCCATCCGCGAGGGACACCCAATCGACCGACCCCGCCGAACGCTCGGGACGCGACCGAAGCGGACGGACGGACTCGGCCGGGTCGCCGTCCACCGCGAGCCACGTCGAAGCGTCGGCACCCGCTTCCGACGCCGACGCTTCGCCGAGCGCCGACGCGGCGGCCGCCGAAGTCGAGACGGCCGGAAGCGAGACCGAACCGAGCGCGGGCGACTCGCGGGAGACGGAGACGAGTCCGGACGCGAGCGAGCAGGTGGGCGCAGGCACCCGCGCAAAGGAAATCCGCGATTCAACGACCGAGTCGGACGGCGAGACCGGCGGACAGGAGGAGGGCGGCGCGTTCGCCGACGAGGAGCAGTGGCGCGAGACGACCACGATTCCGTCGCTCGACCCCGACCGGAGCGAGGGTCCCGACGGAGCGCTCGCGGACGACTCCTCCGAGAGTGCGACCGACGACGGAGACTCGCCGGATTCGACGCCGCGCGCGTCAGCATCGAAACGGTCGCCGAGCGTGTCCGCGTCGAAAAGTACGCCCAGCGCATCCACGCCGAAGAGCGCACCGGGCGCGTCCGAGAGCGACCCCGCACCGAGTCGGACGACCGAGACCGAGACCGAGAAAGAGAGCGGGACCGAAACCGCCTCCGGGCGCGCGTCCGGCCGGTCGTCGGGCGAAACCAGCGACGAGGCCAGAGAGAAAATCCAGAAGCTCCGGACACAGCTCAAACAGCGCAAACAGCAGGTCGAGCAGTTGAAGAGTAGGCTCTCGAACGTCGAGTCCGAGCGCAACGAGTACAAGCGCGAGCGCGACGCGCTCCGCCAAGAAGTCGAACGCCTCGAAGCCAAACTCGAAAACGCCGGGTCGGCCGCGAGCGCGAGCGATAAGCGCCAACTCGACGCCTCGCAGGCGTTCGACGGGACCAACCTCTTCGTGCGCTACGAGTCGAAGGGGAAGGCCACGCTGGACGAGGCCGCCGAGGGGAACGTCGAGGCCGGAGACGTGAACGCGAACCTCCGACTCGAACACCACACCCAGTTCGAGACCGAGAACGTCGAGGTCGGCGGCGAGGCGTTCGAGTCGTTCCTGACTGACTCCTTCGAGTACCGATTCGTCTCGTGGATAATCGAGGAACTGCTCTACGAGATTCGGGACACCGGCCACCGCGGAAGTCTGAAGGACCTCTACGAGTCGATTCCGAAGATAGACCGCGTGGACCTCCACGGGTCGGTGAGCGCCGGAAACGGTGACGACACGCGCCAAGAGGCGTTCGACATCATCATGCGCGACCGGATGGGCAACCCGCTGGTCGTCGCGGACCTCAACGACTCGCGGGACCCAACGACCGGCGAGATGATGGGGTCGCTGGTCGATGCCGCCTCGGACGTCGCGCAGGTCCACGACGAGCTATCGGGTTCGTTCCAAGTCACCGAGAGCTTCTTCGAACCCGAGGCACTGGAGACGACGGAGTCGGCTACCTCGGGCGGATTTCTCAGCCGGGAAAAGAGAGAGAGCTTCGTGAAACTCTCCCGAAAGCGGGGATACCACCTCTGTCTCGTGGAATCACGGAGCGGTGGCTTCCACCTGAACGTGCCGGAACTCTAG
- a CDS encoding adenylosuccinate synthase, producing MTVTIVGSQLGDEGKGGVVDLWGDAVDVVARYQGGDNAGHTVVEDGTEYKLSLVPSGAVRGKVGILGNGCVVNPATLFEELDDLRERGLDPDVRVARRAHVIFPYHRVLDGIEEDVKSESDQEVGTTGRGIGPTYEDKMGRRGIRVADLLDADGLREKLEYVVPQKQRLAEDVFGVETGEEFDIASLYEEYKSYGERLADENMLVDAGNYLADRIDDGDEVMFEGAQGTIIDIDHGNYPYVTSSNPTAGGAATGTGLSPGVVGGGEIVGIVKAYLTRVGSGPLPTELGGVVGDTPGYDEQGEGENEELATYIREEGGEYGTVTGRPRRVAWLDVPMLRHSARANGFTGLAVNHIDVLAGLDEVKVGHSYDLDGEEITTIPATTERWGRCEPNFRTFEGWEDADWQAVAEEGYDAIPENAQAYLDYLSDELDADIYAVGIGPGREETVVVENPLE from the coding sequence ATGACCGTAACCATCGTCGGTTCGCAACTCGGCGACGAGGGGAAAGGCGGCGTCGTGGACCTCTGGGGCGACGCCGTCGACGTGGTTGCCCGCTATCAGGGCGGGGACAACGCGGGACACACCGTCGTCGAGGATGGCACTGAGTACAAGCTTTCGCTGGTTCCGAGCGGAGCGGTTCGCGGGAAGGTCGGCATCCTCGGCAACGGGTGCGTCGTCAACCCTGCGACGCTGTTCGAGGAGCTAGACGACCTGCGCGAGCGCGGTCTCGACCCGGACGTTCGGGTTGCCCGGCGCGCGCACGTCATCTTCCCGTACCACCGCGTGCTTGACGGCATCGAGGAAGATGTCAAAAGCGAGTCCGACCAAGAGGTCGGCACGACCGGCCGCGGCATCGGTCCGACCTACGAGGACAAGATGGGTCGGCGCGGCATCCGGGTCGCCGACCTACTGGACGCCGACGGTCTCCGCGAGAAACTGGAGTACGTCGTCCCGCAGAAACAGCGACTCGCCGAGGACGTGTTCGGCGTCGAAACGGGCGAGGAGTTCGACATCGCCAGCCTCTACGAGGAGTACAAGAGCTACGGCGAGCGACTCGCCGACGAGAACATGCTCGTAGACGCGGGGAACTACCTCGCCGACCGCATCGACGACGGCGACGAAGTGATGTTCGAGGGTGCCCAAGGCACCATCATCGACATCGACCACGGAAACTACCCCTACGTCACCTCCTCGAACCCAACGGCTGGCGGGGCCGCGACGGGGACCGGCCTGAGTCCGGGCGTCGTCGGCGGTGGGGAAATCGTCGGTATCGTGAAGGCCTATCTCACGCGCGTCGGGAGCGGGCCGCTCCCGACCGAACTCGGCGGCGTCGTCGGCGACACCCCCGGCTACGACGAGCAGGGCGAGGGCGAAAACGAGGAACTGGCCACCTACATCCGCGAGGAGGGCGGCGAGTACGGCACTGTCACGGGTCGCCCGCGCCGGGTCGCTTGGCTCGACGTGCCGATGCTCCGCCACTCCGCGCGCGCCAACGGCTTCACCGGTCTCGCGGTCAACCACATCGACGTACTGGCCGGACTGGACGAGGTGAAGGTCGGCCACAGCTACGACCTCGACGGCGAGGAAATCACCACGATTCCGGCGACGACCGAGCGGTGGGGTCGCTGTGAACCCAACTTCCGGACGTTCGAGGGCTGGGAGGACGCCGACTGGCAGGCGGTCGCCGAGGAGGGGTACGACGCGATTCCGGAGAACGCGCAGGCGTACCTCGACTACCTCAGCGACGAACTCGACGCCGACATCTACGCGGTGGGCATCGGGCCGGGCCGCGAGGAGACCGTCGTCGTCGAGAATCCGTTAGAGTAG